The following DNA comes from Chryseobacterium gallinarum.
CACCTATCTTATCAACAGCCTTGTGAAGCGGGGTCTGGTAGAACGGACCGAAGATAAAAATGACAGGAGGAATAAACAGGTCTTTCTTACTTCAAAAGGGAAAGAGATTATAGAAACTGTATATCCATGGGCATTGGAGCTATATAAAAAGGCTGCCGGTGAAATCAGTGAAAATGAGATCAACAATGCCCTGCTTTTGATAAAAAGAATGACTTCCAATCTCGAAAATCAGGATTAAAATTTTTATAGTAT
Coding sequences within:
- a CDS encoding MarR family winged helix-turn-helix transcriptional regulator, which codes for MPGEGNTISVVALELGLAMSEMKSRLRQKIQTRINEYDPDLSFELIEVLGILSRDNGINQQEISNKVSKDKSSITYLINSLVKRGLVERTEDKNDRRNKQVFLTSKGKEIIETVYPWALELYKKAAGEISENEINNALLLIKRMTSNLENQD